The segment CCCCGCAGGCCAGGCGGATCAGGGCGGGGACCTCGCACACGAAGTCGTCCACGCGGTGGTGCCGGCAGAAGGGCAGCTTCATGGTGGAGGGAGACTGGACCAACGTGCCGAAGACCCCGCTTACCCAGACCAGGACTGCCAGCCGCTGGCAGAGCCGGGGGTGCATGACGAGCGCGTAGTGCAGGGGCCGGCACACGGCCACGTAGCGGTCGTAGGCCATGATCAGCAGCAGCACACACTcggcggcccccagccccaggaagatGTAGAGCTGCACGGTGCAGCCCAGGTAGCTGATGGTCTTGTCCGGCCCCCACAGGTTGAACAGCATCTGTGGGATGCAGCTGGTGGTGAAGCAGAGGTCCAGCAGGGAGAGCtgggacaggaagaagtacatgggcgtgtgcaggTGGGGGTCCAGGCGGGCCAGCAGGATGATGGTGATGTTGCCCACCAGGGTGACCAAGTAGAAGACCGACACCACCGCGAAGAGGGTCATTTCCAGCCGGGGCTTATCCGAGAAGCCCAGCAGGACGAAGCCGTCCGGGGTGGAAAGGTTGGCTGGCCCGAGGAGCAGCTGTCTGGGGACAAGGGGGGTGGCTGTGCCGTCAGAGGCACGGGGTGTGACTCTCCCTGCCTCCTGTCCGTGCTCTCGGTCACTGGGTGACATGTCTGCCAAATCTGACCCGGAGGGCGTGGCCAGACGTCACCGCCCTGGCCCCTCTGCGGGAGACCTGCTCCGACCCCCCTTTGGTTTCAGTCCGGGCTACTTTCAGCTTTGGGGTGCTCTGATTTCTGTTTTGGCACcgcccggctatgctcagggcttactcctcctctGTGCTCACGCATCtctcctggttgtgctctggtGACCGGTGCAGTGCCCTGCGTGAGTGCCAGCTGGGAGGGCGAGCGTCAGACCCGCTGCACGACCTGCTCAGGTTTCTGGCTTGTTCTGAGCCCAGCCCACGGGTGATCAGTAGTTCTCCCCAACTCTCCCTGGGGCACGTGCCTGGTGACCTCCGGGGACCACGCAGTGCTCGAGAGCCGAGGCAGGACTCCAGCAAAGCTGTTAAGTTTAACTCAGTGAGCTACGTCTGGCCAGGCCTCAGCTCCATCAGATGACCATCCCTGCTCCTGCCTCCTGGAACGAGGGCGCTGCTGGcctccacttcccccacccccacccccacccggcatCCCAGAGCCCCTGCCCAGCGCCTGAGTAGCTCCACCCTCAGAGCTGGATGGGGCTGGCGTGGTCAAGCGCCAGTACCATCCCGTGCAGCAAGACGGGGCTCTGGGCTGC is part of the Sorex araneus isolate mSorAra2 chromosome 2, mSorAra2.pri, whole genome shotgun sequence genome and harbors:
- the LOC101538271 gene encoding olfactory receptor 2H1-like — translated: MSWRQLLLGPANLSTPDGFVLLGFSDKPRLEMTLFAVVSVFYLVTLVGNITIILLARLDPHLHTPMYFFLSQLSLLDLCFTTSCIPQMLFNLWGPDKTISYLGCTVQLYIFLGLGAAECVLLLIMAYDRYVAVCRPLHYALVMHPRLCQRLAVLVWVSGVFGTLVQSPSTMKLPFCRHHRVDDFVCEVPALIRLACGDTRVNELQISVIGAVFLLGPLLLILVSYGHIGRAVLAIQSREGRSKAVRTCSSHLLVVLLFYGSVTAVYIGPRSRFSQRGGKFLTLFYTVVTPTLNPLIYTLRNKDVKGALRRQLGRDRKAREA